A part of Plasmodium sp. gorilla clade G2 genome assembly, chromosome: 8 genomic DNA contains:
- a CDS encoding lipase maturation factor, putative — translation MEVHEKGEHSRSYDNDKKYDTKFERNQCYIITSFIFFIFFLSTINNLDKYIHINTTRYILTYSNLLYLISFCSLHIQVEFLVGLDKGLLPVDKYLTEIKEKIECINLGVVKNVIYFVYSFWEYVIRKRIKIKTFCKLGILISVLNFLIQNNLHNDFFRIITSSFFFVFLFFLHICFKIVMRDFMIFQCDLLLNEFGFLLIFLNLSDSYYLKYSNTLIICILRLLSFKILFNSAVRKLVYDRKAWLNLDCFENFFFSQPVPSILSYIANCKFDKKLICFCIIVSEILFSWLVFCASHLRLFFFGIFVCIHITSYIICNYVFFSYICLVLFLSSFDDSTLSLLFPSGNAPELYMNDTLICIPTFIFIFFVNTIFFLFYLFIVFMNCVPFFQQWNIYDLKCFHFFYQIHYEFSCLNICNSYAMLTYTGYKRKEVVIEELHKVGESYVWKEVPFMYKPNDLNKIGKVLWWGHIPRLEWKFFFFPDHLKKEDYKKNIYPLYICSFLKKLCNRDLDLMSIFEEEQMESVPLLIRLIYYDYKMIKKEKNINNNNNMEMKTLNNKDKVAWDMGKYWQRKKIDIIGTLKYKKENK, via the exons ATGGAAGTACATGAAAAAGGGGAACATTCAAGAAGCTAcgataatgataaaaaatatgatacaaAATTTGAGAGAAACcaatgttatataataacaagttttattttttttatattttttttatcaacaataaataatttagacaaatatatacatataaacacGACtcgatatatattaacatattcCAATCTGTTgtatttaatttctttttgttctttGCATATACAA gtTGAGTTTCTTGTAGGATTAGATAAAGGATTATTACCAgttgataaatatttaactgagattaaagaaaaaattgaatGCATCAATTTGGGTGTTGTAAAAAATgtcatttattttgtatattcattTTGGGAATATGTCATAAGGAAAAggataaaa aTTAAAACCTTTTGTAAATTGGGAATACTTATTTCAGTTTTGAACTTcttaatacaaaataatttacataatGATTTTTTTCGAATAATAAcgtcttcttttttttttgtctttttatttttccttcatatttgttttaaaatTGTTATGAGGGACTTTATGATATTTCAAtg CGATTTATTATTGAACGAATTTggatttcttttaatatttttaaatttaagtgattcttattatttaaaatattccaACACACTTATAATTTGCATCTTAAGATTACtctcttttaaaatattgtttAACTCAGCAGTTCGAAAGTTAG TTTATGATAGGAAAGCATGGTTAAACTTGGACTGTTTTGAAAATTTCTTCTTCTCTCAACCTGTCCCTTCCATTTTATCAT atATAGCAAATTGTAAATTTGATAAGAAACTAATTTGTTTTTGTATAATAGTGTCTGAG atattattttcttggCTTGTATTTTGTGCATCACATTTAAGATTATTCTTTTTTGGAATATTTGTTT GTATACATATAACATCATACATTATTTGTAATTacgtttttttttcttatatttgtCTTGTTTTATTTCTCTCCTCTTTTGACGATTCTACATTAAGCCTTCTTTTTCCTTCTGGAAATGCCCCAGAATTGTATatg AATGACACGCTTATATGTATTCCaacatttatattcattttttttgtcaatactatattttttctattttatctG tTTATTGTATTTATGAATTGTGTCCCCTTTTTTCA gCAATGGAATATATACGATTTGAaatgttttcattttttttatcaaattcATTATGAATTTTCATGTTTGAATATATGCAATTCTTATG CTATGTTAACATATACaggatataaaagaaaagaagtGGTTATAGAGGAGTTGCATAAAGTTGGAGAATCGTATGTATGGAAAGAAGTACCTTTTATGTATAAGCCAa aTGATTTGAATAAAATTGGTAAAGTGTTATGGTGGGGACATATACCAAGACTCGAatggaaatttttttttttccccgaCCAtcttaaaaaagaagattataagaaaaatatatatcctttatatatatgttctttcttgaaaaaattatgtaataGGGATTTAGACTTGATGTCTATATTTGAG gAGGAACAAATGGAAAGTGTACCATTGTTAATCCGTTTGATCTATTATGACTATAAGATGATTAAaa aagagaaaaatattaacaataataataatatggaaatgAAGACCTTAAACAACAAG gATAAGGTTGCATGGGATATGGGGAAATATTggcaaagaaaaaaaattgatattATAGGAACcttaaaatataagaaagaaaataaataa